GAATCTCCTTATTATTTTTATTGTTGATTGAGTTCAAAAACTTCTCTCCCGAAAAATTAAAATGGGCAGGAACCGCCAGTTCTTTTATTTTCCTGTAAAAGTTTTTAGGGAACGTATAATAAAACTGTACCCCGAATTTTTTATTAACAGAAAGCATTAATTCCTCCTTTTCCTTGTCCGCCGGTGCGTTGAATGCAATCAGTTCAAAGCCTGCCTCATGTTCTGAAAATCCTTCAGGCATCAGGGTGAAATGATTCAGTGCAGAGATTACGTGGATCTCGTCAAACCTTTGTTTCAGAAGAACTTCTTCCAGTTTTTCTTCAATAAGATTTTCCGGAGTTTCTTCAGTAACAAAATAAGACTTTTCCTCCTGAATGCTTTTGTTTCTTGCAATCTGGTAGATTAATCCGTCTTTGGTAAAAAGTAAATTAAGTACGTTCATATTTCAATTGCTGCAAATTTAGTGAAATTCTATCATAACAGCACCCGATTGGTGATGAAGTATTTCTTTATTGTAAAAATCGATATCTGCCTGGCTTTCTAAAACATCCATGACCATTTTCTGCAGCGTACCGTCACCTATTCCGTGAACAATCTCCAATCTTTTCAGATGATGCTTCCGGCAGAATTCCAAAACCTCAATCAGTTTTGCTTTTTGAATGAAAAGTCTCTCAAAACTGTCATAATCACTGGGGTTTTTAACCAAATGATCAAAATGAAGATCCAGAACCATATGGTTTTTCTGATGCTTTTTGGAAATAACTTTCTTAGGTTCCGCTTTTCTTATTACCCGGATATTTTCGTAAAGATCCGCATTTTTCGGAACCAGTTTTTCTTTCGGATATTGATGTGTAAATCCATATTCATCTTTAAAAAAAACAATATTACCGTTCACGGAAGTAATAATTCCGCTTAAATCCTCATCTACTACAGAAACTTTGTCCCCGATTTTCATGTACTGTGCGCCTTCTTTTGTTATTGTTGAAAATTAATTTTTTGGTCCCAGCTCAATGATCTCAAGATCCTTTACCTCTTCACCTTCCACTACAAAACGCATCATGGTTCTCGTCTTGTGCCATCCCTGTTTTCCACAGGCCCCGGGATTCAGGTGGAGAAGATTGTTCTTTTGATCAAACATAGCCTTTAAAATATGGGAATGCCCTGAAATAAAAAGCTTGGGAGCCTTATTAGAAATTTCTTTATTGGTAAGCGGAGTATATTTTCCGGGATATCCGCCAATATGAATCATTAAAACTTCAAGATCTTCACAGAAAAAACGGTTTATTTCAGGAAATTCAGCCCGGATCTTCGCATTGTCTATATTTCCGTAAACCCCTTTTAAAGGTCTTATTTTTTCCAGTTCTTCAATTACTTCCATGCTTCCGAAATCTCCGCAATGCCATATTTCATCAGCCTGGCGGGCATATTCTAAAATTCGGTCATCTATATAGGAATGAGAGTCGGAGAGAAGGAGAATTTTTGTCATTAAGATCTGGTTTTGCTGCAAAGTTAGGAAAGATTTATTTTCTATTAAACGTCAGATCGTTCTAAATACACAAAGTTGTATAGAGGAAGGCCGTATCTCCTAATATTTGCTAAATTTGAGAAAATTAAAAAAATGAAGCAGAAATTTTCTCTTTTACTTTTTCTTGCAGCAGTTGGGCTTTTTAATGCCCAGGTTGAAGAAAAAAAATTGGATGAACTGATCCAGAATACTTTAAAGACCTTTGATGTTCCGGGAATGTCGGTAGGAATTATAAAAGACGGAAAAGTAATTTATTCCAAAGGTTTCGGGCAGCGCTCCTTAACAACCAAACAGCCGATGGACGATAATACATTGGTAGGAATTGCATCCAATTCAAAAGGGTTTACCTGTACTGCACTCGCTATTCTGGCAGATGAAGGAAAACTGAACTGGGATGATAAGGTTTCAAAATATATTCCTGAATTTCAGATGTACGATCCGTATGTATCCCAGAATGTAACCATAAAAGATCTTGTAACCCACAGAGCCGGATTAGGTCTGGGCCAGGGTGATCTGATGTTTTTCCCGGAAGGAGGTAACCTGACCGTTAACGATATTGTTCACAATGTGAGGTATCTGAAGCCCGAAAACCCTTTCAGAACCAAATTAGATTACAATAACATCATGTTTATCGTAGCCGGAGAAGTTATTCACAGGATTTCCGGCCTGAGCTGGGCAGAATTTATCGAGCAGAGAATTATGAAACCTGTCGGGATGACATCCAGTTTCGGAAGCTACAACAGAGCTAAGGCCGTATCAAATAAAATTGATGCTCACGCCCCTGTAGACGGAAAAGCCATTGCTGTACCTCATGACTGGAATGAAACGGGTAATGCAGCAGGAGGAATCATGAGTAATATTAAAGATATGACCACATGGGCAGACTTTCTTTTAAATAATTTCACCACCAAAGACGGTAAAAAACTGGTCTCAGATAAAAATGTACAACAGCTGTGGAGCTTACAGATTCCGGATAGAGTAGCTTTAAAAAATCCTTATGATACAAGTTTTTACGGCTACGGATTAGGATGGTTCTTAAGCGATGTTAAGGGGCACAGGCAGATCCAGCATACAGGAGGTCTTATTGGAACCGTTACACAATTTACTTTGATTCCGGATATGAAATTAGGAATTGTAGTATTGACCAATCAACAGTCCGGAGCAGCTTTCAATACAATTACCAATACGGTAAAAGATTCTTACCTGGGAGTA
Above is a genomic segment from Chryseobacterium shigense containing:
- a CDS encoding DUF3822 family protein — its product is MNVLNLLFTKDGLIYQIARNKSIQEEKSYFVTEETPENLIEEKLEEVLLKQRFDEIHVISALNHFTLMPEGFSEHEAGFELIAFNAPADKEKEELMLSVNKKFGVQFYYTFPKNFYRKIKELAVPAHFNFSGEKFLNSINNKNNKEIHINLYHNQCEFFAIDNKKVILYNNLDVNSEVDFLYFVMFTLSKIGFGINETNFYAYGETTENETFISELQKFVKNMRIVFDNVPNKNFILN
- a CDS encoding Smr/MutS family protein, which encodes MKIGDKVSVVDEDLSGIITSVNGNIVFFKDEYGFTHQYPKEKLVPKNADLYENIRVIRKAEPKKVISKKHQKNHMVLDLHFDHLVKNPSDYDSFERLFIQKAKLIEVLEFCRKHHLKRLEIVHGIGDGTLQKMVMDVLESQADIDFYNKEILHHQSGAVMIEFH
- a CDS encoding metallophosphoesterase family protein, with the protein product MTKILLLSDSHSYIDDRILEYARQADEIWHCGDFGSMEVIEELEKIRPLKGVYGNIDNAKIRAEFPEINRFFCEDLEVLMIHIGGYPGKYTPLTNKEISNKAPKLFISGHSHILKAMFDQKNNLLHLNPGACGKQGWHKTRTMMRFVVEGEEVKDLEIIELGPKN
- a CDS encoding serine hydrolase; protein product: MKQKFSLLLFLAAVGLFNAQVEEKKLDELIQNTLKTFDVPGMSVGIIKDGKVIYSKGFGQRSLTTKQPMDDNTLVGIASNSKGFTCTALAILADEGKLNWDDKVSKYIPEFQMYDPYVSQNVTIKDLVTHRAGLGLGQGDLMFFPEGGNLTVNDIVHNVRYLKPENPFRTKLDYNNIMFIVAGEVIHRISGLSWAEFIEQRIMKPVGMTSSFGSYNRAKAVSNKIDAHAPVDGKAIAVPHDWNETGNAAGGIMSNIKDMTTWADFLLNNFTTKDGKKLVSDKNVQQLWSLQIPDRVALKNPYDTSFYGYGLGWFLSDVKGHRQIQHTGGLIGTVTQFTLIPDMKLGIVVLTNQQSGAAFNTITNTVKDSYLGVADRNWLKTYGERMTKVNADFDKQKKDAFAKSDTFKKEKNLQPKAEQFIGKYNDQWFGDVEISQQVNTYRISCQNSPKLKGELLPYSNNSFIVKWDDRSYDADAFIIFTYDENGKAESAKLKPVSDVTDFSFDFDDLDLKRK